The stretch of DNA CAATGTCACAAATCCTACAGAGACAATGCACATCTATTGGTTCATCAGTGGAGTCATGGATAGGCACCATGGTTTGGGCAAGAATTACGAACCATGGTGCTGGAAATtaaaaagtagattttttttcccttttgatGCACAGAAACAGTTTGTAAGTGCTACATATGTTATGTGGGGTATTTAATGAACTGCTGAGTTAGAGAAATATTAAATATGTAATGAAGGTCAGTATTTAAATGGTGGTTAATGTCTAAAAATAGCGGTTAAGTAGATGAATTGTAATTACTTATCCATGTGATGTGTAATATGAATGATATAAAACACGTTTGTCTTGTGAGTAATATATTTTACTCCTTAGTTCAAAATGTGAATATATACAGTTGGGTCCGggaataattggacactgacaattttcataattttggctctgtacgccaccacaatggatttgaaatgaaacaaccaagatgcaatacaagtgcagactttcagctttaattcaaggggttgaactaAAATATCGAGACGATTATTAAATTGATTGCATTGAAAAATTAAAGATTTATTTTATGGTATATGAACATTATGCAGTATGCTTTCATGGCTTGATGCTGCCTTGCATTGTGACCAGCCATGACCGGTCACTGTCTCGCTGCTAGTGGTGTGCAGGGGGAAACAAGTCGTACCAATGCAGGACTCGCTGCATCCCTGCTCTCAATTCACAcgtagggggggaaaggggtcggAGTGCTAGTGTTAGCGTGAAAGCTGTGTGGGGTGTAGACCCCGCTTAACAAAACATTGGCTcttaaatataaaatacatttgtccaCCCCTGAAGATACCTCCCTTCACTAATAAAAGCAGCGCCGACTGTTGTCAATGAGAGGAAAGAATAACAGGAGCCAGCAGGACTGCAAAAAGTAGCCTTTTATTTTTGCACATGTGCATTTTATCATAGTCTTAAGATGCaagtgttgtactgtatgtgagaGGGATACAATTCACAGCACATAGCTGAAGGAGTGAAATTGACCTTTCCATATTATGTTTAGGTCTGTATTTAATGTACAAGGGGATAAGATATTTacatttaaaatcaaacaacacTAAAGTGCAGAGGTGGTGTAATGCACCTGCAGGCAAACACCTCCCAATGTACATGTATAAGATTTAGAAATAAAGGAACAAATCATGATATCTCTCAAACAtatccacatactgtactgtacattctgtaaaaaataaacatttatcacTAACTAGGAAAGGAAAAACATCTTGTATGTTAAAGATCCAGTGCACACTAGAAAGACAGTTTAAGTATAACacagaaaatataaatattaGAACCAATTACCTTAAAAGATTTTTTTACATAATGTCATAGTATAAAGAATCATACTTCCTTTATCAGAGCATtgcaagaaataaaaaaatgtaagctCTAAACTTTCCTATCATGTATAAAAGTGTAAGCTCAAATGTATTAAATGAACCTAAGCCTTAGTGCACCTGCAGGACTATTAACTTGAATAGGTGCAAGATTCACTTAGGCCTAGCACAGCTTAGAACATAGGTCTCTAATTACCCAAGTACACAACGTTTAATTAcatagttttattatttttgtcattGATTTTATATAGTACTAGCCAGAAGATTTAAGAAAGCGTACCAGCAGCATTTAAATGCATAACTATGCTGTAGTGAATCAAGCTGTAAACATTTATAAGAGGAATGCAGCTGAAAGAGATTAAACCGTTTTTTTCGTGATGTTATTCAAGATCAGAGGATGCTAAATATGTAAAAAGTGGCCCATATGCTTTAAAGCAGGCGTTAGACCAGGGGGTTCAAGTCCAGTACTCAAgccccactcccccaaaacaggtcaggttttaaggatatcccagcttcagcccaggtggctcaattagaggcagTTGaagctgctgaagcagggactgattgagccaactgccatgttggtagctcttgagtgctggagttggctacccctgctctaaAGAGACCCACAGTTGGGCAACATAAATTTAAATGGAAAAGAGTTGGACCTTTACAGAGGAGAAAGTCCTACTTTCAAAACAAAGTGGACAATCAATGGGGCCACATGGGATACATCCATATTAAAAGAGCTATGGGGTGGGCTGGCAGCACCATTAACACAACTTTTTAACCTGTCACTATTAACAGATGTAGTTCCAGCTGACTAGAGAAGAGCAAGTGTAGTCCCACATCACAAAAGGTGCAGTAGGGAAGATGCAGACAACAGGTCAATGGGCCAGACATCAGTAGTGGGgaaattaaccctttgagtgctgtatTGCCACAGCCCCTCCGGCACTCATGATCACGTGTCCGCTCCGTCACAGATtatggacgggggggggggggcgcgtcacACCCCCCTGTCCGCCCATCATTGAGACCGCATCCTCTGCTCCTGACGTGATCTCTCCTAATAAAACTGGcatttatttggggggtgggggggaaggttgtagtTACTATGTCATAAGGCACCCAGCGTGCCAGAAGTAGTAGGTACGTGCTAGGGCACCCAAACGGATAGTGGAACCATTGCTGAAAGATAGTCAACAATGCTAAATTCAATCTAAAATTCAAattttttacataattttttttttgcagaactgGGTGACTAAGGCAAGATCAGGGTGGAGTACTAAAGATGTAGCTTACCTATATTTTAGCAAGGCATTTGACACTGTCCTACATACTGATACAATGCTTCATATTGGTGGTAGACTGAATAAGACATTGATTAATGCACTTGGGTCACACAAACCCAAAAGGCGgaatacaggattaatggcactataatggCAACTACTATAGAGGAAAAGGGGCCTGGTGCACATTATTTCAGCAGACCTAAATGTAggcaatgtaacaaagcaatgcAAAAAGCCAGCAGGATATAAAgctgcatagggagaggtattggcagcagAAAGAGTGCTGGAGATGCCATTTCATAAATCATTATTGGTGAGAACTCACCTAGAGTAGTAAGTACAGTGTTCAATTCTGGAGACCAGATCTCTCAGAACAATGTAAAGAAATTGGAGATtgtgaagggaaaaaaaaggagcTAGTAAGATGGTGTATGATGTACAGCATAAGACTCAGCAGGAAAGACTACAGGGATGTAATATTTCGTTTTGAGGATAGAAGGAAGAGGGGGGCTATGATCAAAACGTTTAACTACATAAGGTTTTAAGAAAGTACAGGAAGAAAACAtttcagaaaaagaaaaaaagggaaaatgtaaggaagtacttcttcacagAAAGGGTGGCGAATTTGTGGAATGAACGCCCAAACAGAGGTGGTAGGTGgcaatacagtaagggaatgcaAACCCGCTTGGAACAGAGATAATGCCATcgtaaatatgaaagaaagccaagcatcaaatggggtctgaggttttacagcacatTGTTGGGCCAAGttgttcttatctgccatcaaattctgtAGGGAGAGAATTGAAAGCCTGAATGTTCATAGTCCATATATGAAAGCAGATTTAAGATGTGTACATAAGGTATAAAAGGGATATGTTTTCTTGTTCTTATTTAAGAAAAATGGCAAAGAACAATGTTGCTATTATGCAAAGTAAGACTATACTGAACAACAGGGTGGACACCAAGATCAGACTCCTAGCAGAGGCCCATTGTACCAACAACTGGAAAAAAATGAATGGAATAAATATAAATGGAAAGACAGGAGCAAGGAAAAGGCAAATCAACCTGGTAGGAATATTGGTTTAGTAGACTTATAAACAGGGTGTATTTATAGTTTAAACTATTGATACAATATTTTATTATAATCACATGGTGCTGTATAGTGTTTCTATAATGTCAGACTAAAGACATTTCTTTCCTGGATGGGCAATCAAAGTGGAAGGTTGTCCTCTTAAAACTGGCCACCTAAGCCTATTAAAAGCATATTGTGTATCTCAGCCGTATCGTTCCAGGTGTCCATGATATAAGACTCAAGATTGTTCACAGTCAATACTTTATTCTGGCTATCTTCAGTTTAGAGTGGACTACCTGATGTTTCTCAAGAGTGGCTTTACGGTAAAATCTTTTATCACATAGACTGCACTGGAaaggtctctctcctgtgtgaactCTCCGGTGCCGAAGAAGATGATAGTTATGACTAAAACATTTATCGCACTGATCACATGCAtatggtctctctcctgtgtgtgttttctggtGTTTATTCAAAGTGGATTGATTTATATAACTTTTCTGGCACTGACTACATGTGTAAGGCCTCTCACCTGTGTGAGTTCTCCTCTGGTGCAACAAAAGTTCTGCCATCCCCGAAAAGCATTTATCACATTGCACACATTTAAATGGTAGTTCTCCCTTATGAATTTTCCGGTGTCTGCTGAGACTTGAGCTGCCGAGAAAGCTTTTACCACATTCAGAACATATGTATGATTTTCCCTGGGGCGACTCACTCCAATCAACATTTTCGAATTGCGTTCCCGGAAAATCGTTCAGATGTTTATTTTCTCTATATTCTTTGTTAATCCACGAATCTGTTGAATTGACAGGAATCAGATCAGTCTtaactcattttttttttaaatgttctaccAATATAGAATATATACATTCTATACATACAATACATCATTTAGCAGGCAACATGAAATCTCAATTTTCAATTGCAATTCTAATAGATTTGATCACTCCACAAACGTAACTTCAATGAGGGTAAAGAAACCATCAGAGTAAACATACAAATATGAAAGTTTTATTTCTAGTACATTTAAATAATATTTGACACAGTTCTGTCTGTCGATGTAATAGTTGTTGTTGTTACTTATATTGCTGATAATAGAAACCAAGCAAATTTGGTTCCAGATATCAACAATCTGAAGCAAAAACACAATTTCCCCGTAAGATGGGTGACAATACGCTAAAATGAAAATTAGTTTAGAATTGGAAGAAGCACCCTACATTCTGGCCCTTTTTTGCAAGAGTGATCAAGTTAGCATGACCAACTTTAAATTACTTTTGGTTAATTTTAGAACGAAAACAATGTGTACAGATTATTTGCAGTCCGttctaaaaaaattaaataataataatatatttgctCAAAAGCCTTCTGATTGCAATTTTTGATAGGTTATATACTTCCATAAGCACAGATGCTGTGCTCATACAGAAAAAGTATTAGGCCATTTCCTAAAATGACATCAAGCCCAATAACTTCTCCATCATGTGGGCATGACAGTCTGGTCCCAAAGGTGACACTGAATGCCAAGCATCTCAAGTGTTCAGAACATCCTGCATTATACGCCTAGGGTGCATATGAAATGCAAATGATGCAAAAAGAATGCTTGGAAAATATTTTTCATGGGAGGCTAAAGGCCAAAGTGGATTTCCAGACATCTTGTATGTAAAGCCACTTAATGTTAGTTTGTTGCAAACTTATTGACTGATCATTTCTGGATAATGTTGCATATTTGCAATACGCTtcaaaactaaaaataaaaaaaggaatggCTTTTATTTGCTAGgacaatcttatactatattagtgaaagcactgtatgtttgcctgcctgcctgcatgcatgcatgcctgctggatgtccggtgtccctagcggcaatctcattggtcccttggcccgcccgcccccgcacacctctcattggcctcacacactcacaccacccccttggcccgccccccacacctctcattggcctgaggcggagtgacgggccaaaggtccaaaaaaataaataacacacacacacacacacacacacacacacacacacacacacacacacacacacacacacacacacacacacacctctctcccctctccaaatcaccttttccccctccccagcggcatcacctcttccccctccccagcggcatcacctcttccccctcaccagcggcatcacctcttccccctcaccagcggcatcacctcttccccctccccagcggcatcacctcttccccctccccagcggcatcacctcttccccctccccagcggcatcacctcttccccctccccagcggcatcacctcttccccctccccagcggcatcacctcttccccctccccagcggcatcacctctccccgctccaaatcacctctccccgctccaaatcacctctcccccctccccgctccaaatcacctcgcttcccgcagctgccacgcggcgcgtaagatggcggacccccttcctccctcgcggcgccgagtcagacggtggcggcgcccggaagtacaggtaggtgtcgctccccacctccggcgccaaacggaactaaagaaagggcgcatcaactgaggtgtgtgtgtgtgtgtgtgtgtgtgtgtgtgtgtgtgtgtgtgtgtgtgtgtgtgtgtgtgtgtcactgtccactgccccccccctcctgtccactgcccccccctcctgtccactgcgtcccccctcctgtccactgcgtcccccctcctgtcccccctcctgtccactgcccccccctcctgtccactgccccccccctcctgtccactgccccccctcctgtccactgccccccctcctgtccactgccccccctcctgtccactgcccccccctcctgtccactgccccccccctcctgtccactgccccctccctcctgtccactgcccccctctcctgtccactgcccccccctcctgtccactgcccccccccctcctgtccactgcccccccccctcctgtccactgcccccccccccctcctgtccactgccccccccctcctgtccactgcccccccccctcctgtccactgcaggaaatgcagggggaggaatccatgcctttgaggcgccccccccctccctttgacgcccccccctccctttgaggccccccctccctttgacgccccccccctccctttgacgcccccccccctccctttgacgccccccctctccctttgacgccccccccctccctttgacgcccccccctccctttgacgccccccccctccctttgacgcccccccccctccctttgacgcccccccctccctttgacgcccccccctccctttgacgcctccctttgacgcccccccctccctttgacgcccccccctccctttgacgccccccccccttcctttgacgccccccccctccctttgacgccccccccctccctttgacgccccccccccctccctttgacgcccccccccctccctttgacgcccccccctgcctttgacgccccgcgcgcacacactgactgactgccgcacgcacgcacacactgactgacgcgcacacaaagcctgactgacgcacgcacacactgactgaggcacacactgactgtgtgtgcgtcagtcagtctgtgtgtgtttgtgtttctgcctcagactcactgacgcgcgagcaaacacacagtgactgacgcacacacgctacatgaagctgtaaaggagggagggaggggggggactggattgatgtgaatgggggacaaacagagagaggggggaggagagagaggaacgggaacattacatcccgggcaacgccgggtctctcagctagttttatATAAAGAAAAAGGCTTTTGAAGATCAATCCAAAGTTATGAAGACCACTGTCAATATAGGGGTTCAGTACAATCAAGTTAATTCATTTTATTAGGTCAGCATCTGTGATACACGTATAAATAACCATCAGTTCTTTTTAAATTACCATTATGCATAATGTGTGTTTCTACTGTGTGGTAAGTCATTGGGTATCAGTCCAAAATGAAGACTAATGTATCTAGTAGGTAatggatggccaactccagtcttccctcaagggccaacaggtcaggttttaagaatatacctgcttcagcacagttgggccagtctttgactgagtcacctgtgctgaagcagggatagccttaaaacctgacctgttggtgacccctgaggactggagttcgccaGCCCTGTAGTAGTTGAATGATTCCCAGCTATAGTGCTCACTGACGTATAGCATCTACGAAGTGTCTTGCTTAGTAGTGTTTAGTTGAAGTTCTCAAAACCTGCATCACCTTTGATATTTTCCCCATTCAATTTTACTTGAAATTAAAAAGGTGCTCATCTTCTGACACAGAACTACAGTATGTGGAAAATGGTTGAGCTGCTACCACTGGTAGGACCGTCATAAAACACCGGAGCCACGGAGAGGACAAAGGAAAGTGTTTAGACTTGAAAATGACCTTCCGTGACAGAGAACCCGAGAAATATCCATTGCAATAGGAAAACTGGTATGTGAAGACCCTATTTCTGTTTACAAATCTGATGGATtccatttttaaatgtattttcttgATTTACATATTGACGTCATTCCAGTCCAGAAGGTGGCCGAAATGATCCTTCATTCTCAGGTGCCAAAAAGAGGTTAGGATAAAAACCCCAACCCTTCTGATTCTCTGCTGCAACGGATATTACCTCATGTTAGTATCATAAAGCAACCCTAGATCCTGCAGTTTCTGTAGATTCCTGGGAACCCTGGCCGGAAAGAATCTTGTTCTTGCAGCATTGCAAAATTCGATTGAATATGCTTAATAAACTGTGGGACTCAGTCATTGGTTGTTTGGACCACATCTCCGTGAGCTGCCTTAGCGCACCTCCTACTGCCAAGGTATCAAAGCATGGGTTCTCCAGTTTAGATCTGACTGAACTGAAGATTCTGCTTTGGAAGGTGCTTTTTTCATTAAAAGTTCCATCTTGATTAGCCTGCTTTTGACTTCTAAGGCTGCGTCAATACAGCCTCCGACCGCGCAAAGGTGTGTGCACGTGACGTCACCTGTGTGAAACGGGAGCGTTTTGTGGAAAAGGTAGACGTgccgtgggggggtgggggtgtctgtgacatcacagagctggttctccctcattgggcgaaccgctcacgtgacctgcccgtcgcaCCGAGGAATCAGTTTGAACCAATTCCTCGTAAAcaacgcgccccctcctg from Ascaphus truei isolate aAscTru1 chromosome 6, aAscTru1.hap1, whole genome shotgun sequence encodes:
- the LOC142497403 gene encoding zinc finger protein 398-like isoform X4 translates to MSDQTPIAFHDVAAYFTKEQWMRLEDWQKERYLDVMKEIHEALISLGYTITNPDILFKIKKKDESCVQIDYDSAERENTCIADLPDILIRIKEESLGEIPYCEENNDFSERHNFGEPNTRSVVVKQEEVNPIDHDDMNETEFTDHHNTHSWINKEYRENKHLNDFPGTQFENVDWSESPQGKSYICSECGKSFLGSSSLSRHRKIHKGELPFKCVQCDKCFSGMAELLLHQRRTHTGERPYTCSQCQKSYINQSTLNKHQKTHTGERPYACDQCDKCFSHNYHLLRHRRVHTGERPFQCSLCDKRFYRKATLEKHQVVHSKLKIARIKY